tttcgtaaatttttgtaatcttctACTGAAACTACGGAGACAAATTTAACCGGAcgtagccacaatcatcatttgggtatcttgttttagaaatgtgtccgatgaccccgccCGCAAACCAGGATGACCGACATGGCCAAAAAAAAGtgcataggggtaaaatgcagttttggctcatatctctgaaactaaagcatttagagcaaaatcTGAGGatggtaaaattgttcattcgatcaagatctatctgccctgaaattttcaaacaattcaagccccttaaggagttattgtcctttatagtattttttttttacaatattttgttaattttgtaaatttatgtagatttttacaaaatattttcctctgaaactactaggccaagttccttatagatagaaataataatAAGCAACAAGAATTTTCAGAAcgtaagatatacaaacacataaTCATCCCAATTTTGTCCTAAATTAAAAGtgtcgtttgtttataaatatgcaCAGttataaaccaaggtgagcgacacaggttcTTTATAAAGAGCATCTAGTctaatgaaaataattaatatcCAAGACAAAAacgtaaattatttttttcgcgaTTTTATTGAtctaaaaatatattctttttcacGGAAAACATTCACAAACCAAAAATAGATTTGCAATtttacaacataaaaatggtcTTATTAAAACCGTTCCAACAACAGTTTGAGGAGTTCGTATGTGGTTTGTTGCATGGCAAAATCTCAACCCTCATGTACCCTATATTTCGGTGGCAGTCAAAATTCTCGTCTTTCAATCCAATCCATCAGCTATGCAGAAACGATTAGTTGTCTTGATACTTCCAAATGTTTCtgtcatatacatgatatatgaacTAGTTGCAACTGAACagtaaaacttaaaattgtaaggataaattgtcaataaaaatattaaatcattaatgaaaaacaacattTCTTTATTCTAGTGTCAAGATAAGGAattattatgaatataaatgaccTAACATAAATGTAAATAACAATTGTTATTTTGACAGGAACGAACACTCATAATGACACTCTTTACAGAAACTAAGTTTGAGACAATCATTTTAGGGAGATCCCATGATTACATAATGATATGCTCACAGAAATTTTAGCATATAGCAAAGAATTTATACTGATTATTAATAAatcatgttataaattgtaaGAGACAATTCTATTGCTTGATGCTGTTAATTGATCCCTCTTTCTTAATGTGTATTCTTAAGAAATTGTaacaatcaaaaatttaaaataaaactactctttcaaaatttcagttCATTAAGGTACTTTAGCTTGcttatttgtttagtttttcatttatattttaaagattcaatattttattatagtcaaaatttcaaatttcaaatatcagACACAGTGCATTAATGTTAAtgttagtttttaaaaagtcatttacATTACATGAATCTGCAAGGctcatttaatatatatcaatatttctgGAAGTATTATAAAACAAGAACAGAGGTACAGAAAGTAATAGAGTCGAATGGAATACCAATTATATGGATCTGAtttatgatttcttttttttataagatattggaattattatacttatatatttttatctgaatttatcaatttaattttaaattcttcGTCAGGTTTCATTCATCCTTCCAATATATATATGGCTGGATTTTAATAACTGTTTGCACAGCATGCatggtgtgtgtgtgtgtgcatATATTATAAcgccaataaaaaaaaaaaaagaaatgttatatGATCAGTTAGaaattgaaatgaatatttctttaaaactacttttaattgatttaaaatttatggttagtatatatataatataatatatcaatgcgAACATGAAGTAaatgatattatacaaatatcttaataaatatttacaaaacaaaaaaatcaattattttatcaaaCCTTCTATAATggtataatttttattgtataaatccgcaaataaatataatttccaattttcatattattaattatGTTTGAATTTCTATTAATCCgtataatttccaaattttcatattcaaattaCTAATGTTGTTAGGGTTAGAAACACTGGTCGACACGTACTTAAAATTGTCCAAAATTAGTGACAATCACAGAAAATATGGCTGAGAATTGGATCGGGCGAGTCCATTTTCAGTGAAATCTTTGCTGTAGGTATTCATAAAGATGTATTAAACTAGTTGTGTGGTCGTTATTTTCCACTTGTGTGGTCTTTACACATGTagtaagtttaaacatatttagtaGCAATACACGTCTCTTCGTGTGATGTCGCCACAATGACACAGACCACCCTAGCtctagtttatttataaatgaatttgttgaaaaaacacacaagtactattttttttaagccATTAATAGATAATGTTAGAAAGAAAAAGCTTAAAGCGCTCGATCAGGgtatggggttcttcaatatttctatttctattttttttcagttcatTTATTCTAactaaaagtaatttaaaaaaaaaaaaaaaaaaaaaagaaatacaattaaaaataaaagtacatgaGTAGCACGGAAATTTTAAGATATCGCATATTCTTTAAAAGATATTATATTCTTTAAAAGATATTATattctttataagatatctaaaaacaggctattatttcaacttggaattatttttaattgtggAATATgcatttataagatatcttacacCAGGCTATTATAATGCTTAATTTCTTGTGcttgaatttttaataaattccatgtgtATTCTGCATCGTAATGTTTTGAGCGGTGCAGAACACTTTCCGCGTATGCAATGTATTTTGTATGGATCAGGATATCTCAtatagttaataagatatttcatataatctataagatatttcatataatctataagatatttcatataatttacaagatatctgataaagaaaattaaacgagatatgtaaaagtaaattaacaaaaataacgaactccgaggaaaattcaaaacggaaagccCGGAATGGTTCAATCAATTGACAAAATCGACACTTCAAAATCTCTAATAATTTTCATAAGCGATCTATTATAGTTTGATATCTTTTATAGTTATATGGTATCTTgtatagtttatgagatatctcatataatttattacagtaccaagtcatgaatatgacagttgttaccatacgtttgatgtgtttggaagTTAGAGATtagaataaatagtaaaatggGTTGCTACGTACACTACACAaacgaggaaaattcaatcgataaagaaaagtaaattttaaaaaaagtcgaTAAAAATTCAACAGATACTATGTTTACAACACCCTTTTATATTGGCGCCATTATATTTCGTTTTGATAATTACATGGGtagtgttttttaatttgtatttgtagCATCAATTTTCTCAATGTAGTGTTATAATctttgaaatggaagttgtgtTTGTACAtccatgtgtttttttttcgaccctcagtattttattttattgcattaCTCAGTACGGACTTGACTACATTTCAGATATATAGCCCGTTAATCATAAacatgcataataaaaaaaaaacaaatgtaaaaaattaagtTCGGAATAGTAGGGTTTTTAGCTGACATGGCCGaaagggccaagtgagtttttcccatcacttggcgtccgtcgtccatcgtcgtcctgcatccgtcgtcgttaacttttacaaaaatcttctcctctgaaactactgggccaaatttttaacaaacgtggccacaattatcattggggaatctagtttgaaaaatgtgtccggtgacccggtcaaccaaccaagatggccgccatggctaaaaatagaacataagggtaaaatgcgattattttggcttataacccaaaaaccaaagcatttagagcaaatctgacggggtaaaattgtttattagaccaaaatctatctgcctgtaaattttcagatgaatcggacaaccagttgttgggttgctgccccttaattggtaattctaaggaaattttgctgtttttgtttattattttgaatactattatagatagagataacctataaacagcaataatgttcagaaaagtaagatttacatataagtcaacatgactgaaatggtcaattgaccccataaggagttattgtcttttatagttaatttttaacaattttcataaaatttgtaaatttttattaacattttccacctaaactacttggccaagttcattatagatagtgataattgtaagcagcaagaatgttcagtaaagtaagatgtacaaacacatcaccatcaccaaaacacagtTTTGTCTTGAATCTATCtgcttcttttgtttaatattcacatataccaaggtgagcgacacatgtTCTTTAGAGccttagtttttattataaaatacacGTAAACTATTCAAGGGCAACATATCTGACTTATGCATAActcataaaaaatcatgcactTTAGATGTACCACCAACCAAAACATAATACGTCACATCCTGTTTCGTGTTAAAAAGGGTCAAAACAAATATTCCCCGGAATTTGTAGGAAACTAGTCTTGCtttcaatacaatatttttcttgTGATTCATAAAGATACAGCTTTGCTGTATCCAAACATCAACCTTTTTGTATTAGATGTTCcaataaaatgttttggaaACTGAAGGTGACATATTAAAACTTGTTAACATGGACAAAAGGATGAAAATTTGTCTGGTTTACCTCCGGTGGTGGTTATTTCCTTATTTACAATGAGATGAGTGAAATTTTTACTGTAGTTCTAGACAGGATAGAATTTTATTCATGtcaagttttcaatttttgaaacaaagataGAATTTGAACaatgttttgcaaaatacaattttaacaaaGACTGAGAGGAAAAACAATTGAGGtaaaattatatagatataatacCACTATTGTTTCCCCCATTCCAAATAAGAGTAGGAGAGATAtgtgttaatattttaaatcttgcTAATACTTGAATAACGATCTGTACAAGTACAATGCCTGTCACtattaaaatatgtatgatGGAGCATACTAAAAACAGATTCCTTTCAGAACTCGGAAACCGAACAAAATAATGACCAAATGTATTCTTCTGAACCTAATCACACACCACCTCAACTTTGTGATGATTTACATAGAGCATATACattcataaatataattaaattaaagtatgaattaaactttatttcatttaattacgACAAGCTGCACGTTGGTACTGTCCTTGAGAGGAAGGTACTTCATACACtgcaatataatgaaaaatggtAACATAACTTCCAGTAAACTACACAAACGAAGaaaaatcaaacgagaaaaaattAGTAAATTATTTTTCGTTTTGATACTAGTAATTGAATTGgtagttttgttataatttgtgTATGTTGCACCAATTTTCTCATATATAGTCCAGTTGTCTTTATATGGATTGTTGTTTTTGTACTTccatgtggttttttttgttcaaccgtctgcatttcatttcataactCTATAGGTACTTGACtacatttaagatttatagcCCGTTGATCACATACCtgcattattaaaaaaaaagtatcgaATGGCAGGGgtattcatttttatcaaatgcacGTTAAATCAAGGGCTATATATTTGACTTGTGCATAACTCATCCAAAACCACTCACTTGAGATTTTCCCTCTGAATTTGACATTTATAGGAAACTAGACCTGCTTTCATTGCagattttttgtttcttgtgatTCATAAACATAGCATATCTTTGCTGTTTAAAAACAGCAATCTATTAGATGTTCTATTAACAGTTTTTGGAGGTGGCAAAAGTTTGTAAGTATGGACTAAAGGGTGAAAAGTGGCCTGGTTTACCTCGAGCTCCAGTGATGGTTATTTCCTTATTTGCAGTGAGTTATGtgcaatttttacttttttcatatcacACGTTTTCTAATCTTGAAACAAagacaaatgtgaaaaatgttttgttaaatgcTAGTTTAAAAAAGACCAAGAGGAAAGCTAAGGATACACattcatattaaataaatatagaattcAAATATGAAtcagtttttaataaatgtttttttttatgacaaactGCATGTTGTTACTGTCCTTGAGAGCATGGAAGGTAATTCGAACACAACAATATAATGCAAATTGGGTACATTAGTTCACGttataataaagataaagattaatcaaacgaaaaaacgacaggaaaaaatatcaaagctATATATGGTATCCATTCTAAACTCCTGCAAATGCGACACTCTACACGAATTGCCATTTTATAACCAAATACGCATTGAAAAAAAGTagaacaaaaatacagaaaactcGGGAGGAAAATATCAAACGGCAAATTGCAAAAGctaatgataaaatcaaaagcttaaacacatcaaacgaatggataataactgCCAGATTCCTGGCTTGATACatagatttacttttatataaacATCTGGTTCTATAGCTAGCATAACCTCTCACTTAATTTTGACAGTTATAAAATCTGGagttatatatgtttgtatagACATTTGCCATACAAGTAGTCTCAATGTAAAAATACGCCGTTTGTTAAATGCtttttgaatatgttttttataataagatattacactgaaaataaaaagaaatagatGAGACGAGTATCCGCCAAATATCAAAGGACAAAATCTTGTAAACAACCATAATTACCTAAGAGCTCTCGCAAATATACCCAAGTTCATCGACGCACGGCTGATCATTCCATGTATAGTTTCTCAATTGCCGAAAATTAGCACAATCCTCTCCGCCTCTGACATGTTGGTATTCATTAGGTTCACCCGATCTCcaactgttaaaatatactttagaCAAATCATTCACCCATCTCCAACTGCCCTCCTCCTTCAAATCATTTGCACCCATCCAGTAGTCCTGTTGAATCACTTCTATAAAAAAGTTAGTTATTAgataaatgatgaaaaaaaccagtcataaaattaataaatctattgtaaaattttatgcatattcaggacgaaaaGAAGTTAACAAACAAAGTCTAAAGTCGAGCGGATATTCGAATGGAACTTCTCCagtattttgctttttttaaacGGTTGTTTTACGtttaatgtaaatattgtttgatattttttttcattttttgacgaagcattatttgtttgtttttgatatattagtttaaatttctatttagTATCGTTTTCCTCTCTCTTATATACTTACTTTTACTTTTGATCATAGTCACAATCCATGAATTTTCGGCAGAATCAGTGACTTGTGTAAGGTAGCCTCCAAGATTTCGACACTCGaccttcaaataaaaaaaaaagagtcttGGTGCGAATTTTAAGAGTGTAATCGtcggtttatttttattttaacgtaacatttatatttccatTGATCGGAAattataaattgcaatgttgCATAAGAACaagtttgaaaatcaaaatgcagACATATTTAATGGGATTTAATCTTAACAAGTTAAgaagttaatataaaaataggaagatgtagtatgattgccagtgagacaactctcaaccagAAATCAAAGCGATATAGAAATTAAATTAACAACTGCTCCTTGAGAACAGATATAAAAAATCGTCTTCCGTTACATTTatcatattgaaaatattaaaaaaatgataaccgatgaaataaatatataacaattatcaaaagctgaaaaaaaaatgaacgaaaaccaTTTttggtcaccgtacgacctttaaagattttgtatttttcaaatcatGCAGTTCtaagtcattttattttattgtgtttaaaTGAAAATCTAAATTGACACGTACCTCCGCATTGTGCCAGGATTTTTGGTCAGTAGAAAAGAAATAACAGCTATTCTTGTATTCTTTCCACCCTGGTCTGCATGCTGGTCTACATCCTGGTACACATCTCGGAGCTTTTTCTAATAAAGTGAAATTAACTATCAATCTTGTCTTTGCAAGTCAATCCTTCAAATTTGgttgtttttcattaaattatgCTATTCATTTTAGGTTCTTTTTAGTTGTATATAttctaatgtttttatttatttatacatcataagctttaatttgtttttagcGTTCCTGATGAATTCAAATCAAGAAAAGTTATTCGGACCAACGAAATGATTGAATGGTGCTTAACACCAATTTCAGCACTTTTGTGATATTTCGTGGCGATCTGTTTTTAACGGTGGAGGAAGCAGATACACCCAGTCAATTACGATTTACGTCGAGGGTACTTGCCCGCACGTAATATATAAagtgttaatataaaaatatttaagcatAAAGTCTACAACAATAGACAGAATTTGGAGAAAGGTGTTAATAAACAACCATGACAAATGTATGATCTTTTAGctgtatatacataaataaatgaacCGATGCCTTACCTTCCGATTTCACAACCAATACACAGCAAAATATGAcaagtaaaatgaaaatcatCTTCACCTAAATGACAAGTATTAGAATTAATGATCCATTGCTTAGAAAAGGAAAAGTGAAAACATTAAATGCTAACTTTACTTATAAACACACAAAGACATAAACGATCAAATTAAATAAGCGCGTAGCTATTTCTGAGCTAACACTGCGCCCTTGTAAACATGTAGACATGATTGAAAggatattttgcaatgttaaattCGAAAAAAGTTAATATGAACAGATAATAAGACATCGTGTTTCAAAAGATGGGATAAAAGGcttattaattctttttttgaaaGATGCAGAggcaaaatattcaaaacaaaatatgaaaacagtACTAGCAGGATCTGAAAGTTTTGTTGAAACCAAGACAAtttagtagatataggaagatgtgggatgagtgccaatgagacaactctccatccaaataaaaatttataaagtaaaatattataggtcatcgtacggccgtcaacatggagcctaggctcacaccgaacaaccaGATAAAAGGGCCCCAATATTACTAGTTTAAAACCTCTCAAACggtaaaaccaacggtctaatctatataaaaattaaaaaaataaaaaacccaacaaaatgTTACTTCAAAAGTTTGAGACGTGTAAGCatgaaacaaatttataaaagtaacgAACCTTTTTGAATATGTTAATCGTATCCTCTGGTGGTTGCACAAGTATCAACCAAAGTTGTTGTTATCTGCAATTTAAGGTTATGTATAttgatttaattgaaatataagaATTATGACATTTTCAATAATGTTTACCTGCAATTTTTAGCCATTTTATACACCATATCATGTTACGGGAGTCATTAACGATTCAAggtggtgtttttttaaaattagataacaattataatattaataagTTTTTCCATTGCTAGCAATTCCGGATGACAAATTGACCGCAATTGCCACTATAACGGCATCAACTTTGAAACTTGTTAATAGAGAATGAACATAAAGTATACATCACAAACTCATTTGGAAAGGAAAACATCACCAGCAGCGACATCGAATCAATGGTTGTAATACAAACACTTTATCATAGATACAAGGCTTAAAAATTTGTACGGCTGACAAGCTTACTGAAAGGGTTCTAAACACTATAACTGTTCATttgtacgtttttttttttatttacgcaATATTAAATCGTCATCTTGCAAAACAAGTGCGGCATGTAAAAATGTGgccaaagaaaacaaaaaacacctCACCTCACCTATCCTCTTCATGCCGATCGGAAAAGTCAGAACAAAATCAAAACGTCTTTCTACGGAGaccaaaaaatatatctaataaaaaagatcTTATGCGGAATATGTCATAAtctaatatgtttatttcataccagaaacttttctttgtaggtATTTAACTGATCTCCTGTTATCATGGGACATTAGTGTTGCAATACCAATAGAAAACTATAg
This is a stretch of genomic DNA from Mytilus trossulus isolate FHL-02 chromosome 6, PNRI_Mtr1.1.1.hap1, whole genome shotgun sequence. It encodes these proteins:
- the LOC134723566 gene encoding perlucin-like protein, with amino-acid sequence MIFILLVIFCCVLVVKSEEKAPRCVPGCRPACRPGWKEYKNSCYFFSTDQKSWHNAEVECRNLGGYLTQVTDSAENSWIVTMIKSKKVIQQDYWMGANDLKEEGSWRWVNDLSKVYFNSWRSGEPNEYQHVRGGEDCANFRQLRNYTWNDQPCVDELGYICESS